From Hydractinia symbiolongicarpus strain clone_291-10 chromosome 11, HSymV2.1, whole genome shotgun sequence, the proteins below share one genomic window:
- the LOC130614824 gene encoding L-rhamnose-binding lectin CSL3-like gives MKISTSLIALYLMFYVVSGITVCEHKTLSIKCSPGRAITIIYANYGRLSKKICRSRTSQRTTTCKAPKSLRIVKAICNGKRSCKIPAKNEMFGDPCYGVYKYLKVTFTCKVPRPQESACERRRLKLECPPAQIIRITYANYGRYSKNICPLSTVHYPFKGICRAASSFAKVSDVCNGRRSCSVYASNKVFGDPCPGVYKYLAVRYTCVLPPRSNQACERRKLNLLCPAGFKILITSANYGRRSKYICPSSNSGTTTTCSDPSSFSIVAKKCNGKPSCSISASNKVFRDRCKGVFKYLKASYLCI, from the exons ATGAAGATTTCAacttccttgatcgcgttgtattTGATGTTTTATGTTGTGTCAG GCATTACTGTCTGTGAACACAAAACATTGAGTATCAAATGTTCACCAGGAAGAGCTATTACAATAATATATGCAAACTACGGACGACTTTCGAAAAAAATTTGCAGAAGTCGAACTTCGCAACGTACAACCACCTGCAAAGCACCGAAATCATTACGTATAGTCAAAGCGATTTGTAATGGCAAAAGATCGTGCAAAATTCCTGcaaaaaatgaaatgtttggTGATCCATGTTATGGTGTTTATAAGTATTTGAAAGTCACTTTCACGTGCAA GGTACCTCGACCACAGGAAAGTGCTTGTGAGAGACGTCGATTGAAATTGGAATGTCCTCCTGCACAAATTATCAGGATAACTTACGCAAACTATGGCCGATATTCCAAGAACATTTGTCCACTATCCACTGTCCATTATCCTTTTAAGGGTATTTGTCGGGCAGCATCGTCTTTTGCTAAAGTCAGCGATGTTTGTAATGGAAGACGCTCGTGCAGTGTTTACGCATCCAACAAAGTTTTCGGGGATCCTTGCCCTGGTGTCTACAAATATTTGGCTGTGCGTTATACTTGCGT ATTACCACCTCGTTCCAACCAAGCGTGCGAACGCCGGAAATTAAATTTACTTTGTCCTGCTGGCTTTAAAATTCTGATTACATCTGCTAATTACGGCAGACGTTCGAAATATATTTGTCCTAGTTCAAATTCTGGCACCACCACCACTTGCAGTGATCCTTCATCGTTTTCTATAGTggcaaaaaaatgcaatggAAAACCTTCCTGTTCCATCTCTGCTTCAAATAAAGTTTTTCGTGACCGCTGCAAGGGAGTATTCAAGTATTTGAAAGCGTCGTACCTGTGTATTTAG